From Candidatus Amoebophilus asiaticus 5a2, the proteins below share one genomic window:
- a CDS encoding IS481-like element ISCaa12 family transposase has product MNLNQKIIKPKLGLLELAKRLGNVSSACKTMGYSRDSYYRFKELYEKGGEEGLYELTRRKPILANRVDPTIEKAVLNMAIEYPAYGQERVSNELKKQGILVSAGGVRSIWLRNDLNNLKKRLTALEAKMAQDGMVLTEAQLKALENKKQLQEAHGEIETAHPGYLGCQDTYYVGNFKGIGKVYGQTYIDSYTRVAEAKLYTEKTAITSAHILNERVLPWYAEQGIPVLRIMTDRGTEYKGTLENHAYELFLSVERIEHTTTKAYSPQTNGMCERFHKTMKTEFYDTAMRKKIYTSLEELQRDLDEWLYYYNNERSHSGKYCYGKTPMQTFKDSKHLALEKNNELLYLSSTPDRLEYADNLHPLL; this is encoded by the coding sequence ATGAACTTAAACCAGAAAATCATAAAACCTAAATTGGGTTTATTAGAGTTAGCAAAAAGGTTAGGCAATGTATCCTCAGCTTGTAAGACCATGGGCTATAGCCGAGATAGCTATTATCGCTTTAAGGAACTCTATGAGAAGGGTGGTGAAGAAGGGCTTTATGAATTAACACGTCGAAAGCCAATCCTTGCCAATCGAGTAGACCCTACTATAGAAAAGGCAGTACTGAATATGGCTATAGAATATCCAGCCTATGGACAAGAAAGAGTGTCCAATGAGCTAAAAAAGCAAGGTATACTTGTATCTGCTGGAGGAGTAAGATCTATATGGCTTCGCAATGATCTAAACAACCTTAAAAAGCGATTAACAGCTTTAGAAGCTAAGATGGCTCAAGATGGTATGGTTTTAACAGAAGCACAGCTAAAAGCTTTAGAGAATAAGAAGCAGCTTCAAGAAGCCCATGGAGAGATAGAGACGGCTCATCCAGGCTACTTAGGATGTCAGGATACTTATTATGTGGGTAATTTTAAAGGTATAGGTAAAGTATATGGACAAACTTATATTGACTCTTACACTAGAGTAGCAGAGGCTAAGCTATATACAGAAAAAACAGCTATAACTTCCGCTCATATCTTAAATGAGCGGGTATTGCCTTGGTATGCTGAGCAAGGAATACCTGTTTTGCGTATTATGACCGACAGAGGCACAGAATATAAAGGAACCTTAGAGAATCATGCTTATGAGCTGTTCTTAAGTGTAGAGAGAATAGAACATACTACTACTAAAGCCTACTCACCACAGACTAATGGCATGTGTGAACGTTTTCATAAAACAATGAAGACTGAGTTTTATGACACAGCTATGAGAAAAAAGATATATACCAGCTTAGAAGAATTGCAGCGTGATTTGGATGAGTGGTTATATTACTACAACAATGAGCGAAGTCATAGTGGAAAGTATTGTTATGGGAAAACGCCTATGCAAACTTTTAAAGACAGTAAGCACTTAGCCTTGGAAAAGAACAACGAGTTGTTGTATCTTTCTAGCACACCAGACAGGCTAGAGTATGCTGACAATTTGCATCCCCTGTTGTAA
- a CDS encoding type IV secretory system conjugative DNA transfer family protein: MEFIPNVYLYKYFIFPFIAAAIIFFPYLFAEDLIRNPTGLKETKYNFVLYGTRGQVLPIPNPQSGIFIVGEPGCGKTKFLIEPLLAQMIYKGYAGVLYDYDFSPVPSENYSLTHLSYRALQEFDQKANIKRRFISINFQDLTTSARFNPIHPSYIEDRKKLSHSINTFLLNLNPKLLAHDDFWNKNTYALLKSLIVMLSNKYPPYCTLPHAILLGLQPYKELMKTLESDEEAAMYASPILDAYKLAPEQFAGVMASFKITLERLLDKNLFWVLSGNDIPLIVNDPKNPLVVCLGNTPTEKSVISPVLSMCMAVLGTNMYAHDRVPSFNKADEIPTLVRPDLSEAPATGRKYGISTVIALQNMAQLEKAYTAIGAKELQDTFGNHFIGRGSLSSAQYISDLVGKQEEESISTTESDKNVSRTTHQKERVVITPQDTMTLKTGEFMGKIVYPKGGFFKMQLKPVVAYNKRLGYQYMKPLPTTYEKVDIEANFEAIKEDVKRIIS; encoded by the coding sequence GTGGAATTTATTCCAAATGTTTATCTGTATAAGTATTTCATATTTCCCTTTATTGCTGCTGCCATTATCTTTTTCCCTTATTTGTTTGCTGAAGATCTTATCCGTAACCCCACTGGACTAAAGGAAACAAAGTACAACTTCGTATTATATGGCACGCGTGGACAGGTGCTACCGATTCCAAATCCCCAATCGGGTATTTTTATTGTCGGAGAACCTGGATGCGGTAAAACTAAATTCCTCATAGAGCCGCTGCTAGCACAAATGATTTATAAGGGCTATGCAGGTGTTTTATATGATTATGACTTTTCACCCGTGCCTAGTGAGAATTATTCTTTAACACATCTGTCTTACCGGGCGCTACAAGAATTTGACCAAAAGGCAAATATTAAAAGAAGGTTTATATCCATTAATTTCCAAGATTTAACAACCAGCGCCCGCTTTAATCCTATTCATCCAAGTTATATTGAAGATAGAAAAAAACTTAGTCATTCGATCAATACCTTTTTACTGAATTTAAATCCCAAGCTTTTAGCGCATGATGATTTCTGGAATAAAAATACCTATGCTTTACTAAAGTCATTAATTGTGATGCTCTCCAATAAGTATCCTCCTTATTGCACCCTGCCCCATGCTATTTTACTAGGCTTACAGCCTTATAAAGAGCTGATGAAGACACTTGAATCAGACGAAGAGGCGGCCATGTATGCAAGCCCCATTCTTGATGCTTACAAGCTAGCTCCCGAGCAGTTTGCAGGTGTTATGGCGAGCTTTAAAATAACCCTTGAGCGCCTTTTAGATAAGAATCTTTTTTGGGTGCTTAGTGGTAATGATATTCCACTCATTGTTAATGATCCAAAAAATCCACTTGTTGTTTGTTTAGGCAATACGCCTACTGAGAAAAGTGTTATTTCTCCTGTCTTATCAATGTGTATGGCAGTGCTAGGTACTAATATGTATGCTCATGATAGGGTTCCTAGTTTTAACAAGGCTGATGAGATACCAACCTTAGTGAGGCCGGATTTAAGTGAAGCACCCGCTACAGGACGGAAATACGGTATATCAACAGTGATAGCCTTGCAGAATATGGCGCAACTTGAAAAAGCATATACAGCTATCGGTGCTAAAGAGCTACAGGACACTTTTGGCAATCACTTTATAGGCAGAGGATCGCTTAGCTCTGCTCAATACATCAGCGATCTAGTAGGAAAGCAAGAGGAAGAGTCTATTTCGACAACTGAATCAGATAAGAATGTTAGCCGAACGACGCATCAAAAAGAGCGTGTCGTGATTACCCCGCAAGACACTATGACCCTTAAAACAGGTGAGTTTATGGGAAAAATTGTATATCCAAAAGGGGGTTTCTTTAAGATGCAGCTAAAGCCTGTTGTGGCGTATAATAAGCGGTTAGGTTATCAGTATATGAAGCCATTACCTACTACCTATGAAAAGGTGGACATAGAGGCTAACTTTGAGGCTATTAAAGAAGATGTAAAAAGGATAATATCATAA
- a CDS encoding IS5-like element ISCaa3 family transposase (programmed frameshift), with amino-acid sequence MENSHLKTLKPEEFRRLTGVKAETFAKMLAIIQKAIQTKKAKVGRPNKLSCEQMLLMTLEYLREYRTYFHISKSYGISESNCYYTIRFIEEALIKSGQFTLPGRKALLKSDMEYAVILIDATESPIERPKKKQRYYYSGKKKRHTLKTQLVVDKQTRAIICSSFSNGKRHDFRLFKESKVHISQHSQAIVDTGYQGLKRLHDKSLMPKKRSKKHPLTKADKRSNQQLASQRVLSEHIIGMLKRFKILAERYRNRRKRFGLRFNLIAGIYNYELLC; translated from the exons ATGGAAAACAGTCATCTAAAAACCTTAAAGCCAGAAGAATTCCGTCGCTTAACAGGCGTAAAGGCTGAGACCTTTGCCAAAATGTTAGCTATCATACAGAAAGCCATTCAAACAAAGAAAGCTAAAGTAGGGCGGCCTAATAAACTGAGTTGTGAACAAATGCTTTTAATGACTTTAGAATATTTAAGAGAATACCGCACATACTTCCATATTTCAAAAAGTTATGGAATAAGTGAGAGTAATTGCTATTATACCATCCGTTTTATTGAAGAGGCGTTAATTAAAAGTGGTCAATTCACTTTACCAGGCCGTAAAGCATTGTTAAAAAGCGATATGGAATATGCAGTAATCTTAATAGATGCTACAGAGAGCCCCATTGAGCGGCCTA AAAAAAAGCAGCGATATTACTACTCAGGTAAAAAGAAACGACATACACTAAAGACACAACTAGTTGTCGATAAGCAAACGCGAGCCATAATATGTAGTAGTTTTTCAAATGGAAAGCGGCATGACTTTCGCTTGTTTAAGGAATCTAAGGTACATATAAGCCAGCATAGTCAAGCCATAGTAGATACAGGCTATCAAGGGTTAAAGAGGCTACATGACAAATCGCTTATGCCTAAAAAACGCAGTAAAAAGCATCCTTTGACCAAAGCCGATAAGAGGAGTAATCAGCAATTAGCCAGCCAAAGGGTGCTTAGCGAGCATATAATTGGTATGCTCAAGCGGTTTAAAATTTTAGCGGAGCGTTACAGAAATAGGAGAAAAAGATTTGGGCTACGCTTTAATCTTATTGCTGGAATTTATAACTATGAACTTTTATGTTAA
- a CDS encoding ankyrin repeat domain-containing protein yields the protein MHKSYRVGSQLIAYVLLISSCLQSCSGLHNPIVPIKQEGLELMQANIPQIDVHTLTGQALTAEGGDTVTFYEYKGVSKASVETIDEKDKIYNDIPVDIEKGVDLISLIHLPQAVQKKRVHIQKEEGRLSSIIISQPLLMGGMEGNQDKGNPLHGAENSKIVKIGRNRESENEDSEEEQESKSDNPSTQKSTADKQILMQYAVKGDPEAQFLLGEIAYKAWKKQNTKELFDEARRWLKESAQQGYEKAINLLAKLGRRLRERLRERIDSGIVKRTNRPTTERYFNLSSETHDQRNRDYIGAQTFNQQKNLGTATLNDILQEALEEIGEQAMDEQQARDQMEEQAMLEAMQKQINEEEQLKADFRSTLLLLKEWVRGGFDGNIDESLSPDQLENHLSPVIKRLQELKIFQLSEELEEEDRERKEQFINIFRNAINEGKALIPKSNQEGSSVQQVNVATRLLDSIEQLLSPIGLEVSVPCLPNEIYNKIVSFMSLKKATNELKLVNRTFHVYTKDELQRRLYDAVESAIKTNNDDFHRILKLIKHGANPYAKAPNGKISFELVSQKKYRILYNFLREKGDKLRENQNKFCFSYPAYWANVIQNRGFILSNLLPDFDGLPPEFSMSTFSKYLNKTVVQAYYRKECENDACKLLHWAANQGSVDYFVLAIEELCGTKPQAINSIEEENWFRQAGTYINLQDSSDITPLHIAAKQGGTELFDILVKLGANLTAEDTKGRTALYWASKRGNVSIVSILKERGVNLSNIFCSKYKQTPLHIAVRKGHFKLVESLIQIIENEEEINVRDKDSNTPLHLATNTGNMALVKLLIKHNAKLHARDKDGNTPLHMACMDNRMGIMNFLLESSAKPNMPNDYNHLYM from the coding sequence ATGCATAAAAGTTATAGGGTAGGTTCTCAATTGATAGCTTACGTTTTACTGATAAGCTCATGCTTGCAAAGTTGTAGTGGGTTGCATAATCCGATTGTCCCTATTAAGCAAGAAGGTTTGGAACTTATGCAAGCAAACATCCCTCAAATAGATGTTCACACTTTGACGGGTCAAGCATTGACCGCCGAGGGAGGAGATACTGTTACATTTTACGAGTATAAAGGGGTATCGAAAGCAAGTGTAGAAACAATAGATGAGAAAGATAAAATTTATAATGATATTCCTGTGGATATAGAGAAAGGAGTAGATTTAATAAGTTTAATTCACCTGCCTCAAGCTGTACAGAAGAAGCGCGTTCACATTCAAAAAGAAGAGGGGAGGCTTTCTAGTATTATTATATCCCAGCCATTGTTAATGGGTGGAATGGAAGGGAATCAGGACAAAGGAAATCCGCTGCATGGAGCAGAAAACTCTAAAATAGTTAAAATAGGCAGGAATAGGGAGAGTGAAAATGAAGATTCTGAAGAAGAACAAGAGAGTAAATCGGATAATCCTAGCACACAAAAGTCTACTGCCGATAAGCAGATTTTAATGCAATATGCTGTAAAGGGAGATCCTGAAGCACAGTTTTTATTAGGAGAAATAGCTTATAAAGCTTGGAAAAAGCAAAATACAAAAGAACTTTTTGATGAGGCAAGAAGGTGGTTAAAAGAATCAGCCCAACAAGGGTATGAAAAAGCTATTAATTTATTAGCGAAATTGGGTAGGAGACTAAGAGAGAGACTAAGAGAGAGAATAGATTCAGGAATAGTAAAAAGGACTAATAGACCCACTACGGAAAGGTATTTTAACCTGAGCAGCGAGACTCATGATCAAAGAAATAGGGATTATATAGGAGCCCAAACATTTAATCAACAAAAAAATCTTGGTACAGCCACGCTGAATGATATATTACAAGAGGCTTTAGAAGAAATAGGAGAACAAGCAATGGATGAGCAGCAAGCAAGAGATCAAATGGAAGAACAGGCCATGTTAGAAGCTATGCAAAAACAAATAAATGAAGAAGAACAGCTAAAAGCTGATTTTAGATCGACACTTTTGCTCTTAAAAGAATGGGTTAGAGGAGGCTTTGATGGAAACATAGACGAAAGTTTATCTCCAGATCAACTTGAAAATCACCTTAGTCCCGTTATAAAAAGATTACAGGAATTAAAAATATTTCAATTATCAGAAGAGTTAGAAGAAGAAGATAGAGAAAGAAAAGAACAATTCATTAATATTTTTAGAAATGCTATAAACGAGGGTAAAGCGCTTATTCCTAAAAGTAATCAAGAAGGGTCATCTGTTCAGCAAGTAAATGTAGCTACCAGATTATTAGATTCTATAGAACAATTATTGTCTCCAATAGGATTAGAGGTTAGCGTACCGTGCTTACCTAATGAAATATATAATAAAATAGTCTCATTTATGTCTCTTAAAAAAGCTACAAATGAACTCAAATTAGTTAACAGGACATTTCATGTTTACACGAAAGATGAATTACAAAGGCGATTGTATGACGCTGTTGAAAGTGCTATTAAAACTAATAATGATGATTTCCATCGTATTCTAAAATTAATAAAGCACGGCGCTAATCCATATGCTAAGGCTCCTAATGGCAAGATTTCTTTTGAGCTAGTCTCTCAAAAGAAGTATCGAATATTATATAATTTCTTACGGGAAAAGGGAGATAAACTTAGGGAAAACCAAAATAAGTTTTGTTTCAGTTACCCTGCGTATTGGGCTAATGTTATACAAAATCGAGGTTTTATATTATCAAATTTATTGCCAGATTTTGATGGGTTACCTCCAGAGTTTAGTATGTCCACTTTTAGCAAATACCTAAACAAAACAGTAGTCCAAGCTTATTATCGTAAAGAGTGTGAAAATGATGCATGTAAACTGTTACATTGGGCTGCTAATCAAGGTTCTGTAGATTATTTTGTACTAGCTATAGAAGAGTTATGTGGCACTAAGCCTCAAGCTATAAATTCAATAGAAGAGGAAAATTGGTTTAGGCAGGCAGGTACATACATTAATCTTCAGGATAGTTCTGACATAACTCCTTTACATATAGCTGCTAAACAGGGGGGCACTGAATTATTTGATATATTGGTGAAATTAGGCGCTAACTTAACTGCTGAAGATACAAAAGGGAGGACAGCATTATATTGGGCTTCAAAGAGAGGGAATGTAAGTATAGTAAGTATATTAAAAGAGCGCGGAGTAAATTTGAGTAACATATTTTGTAGTAAATATAAGCAAACTCCATTACATATAGCAGTCCGAAAGGGCCACTTTAAATTGGTAGAATCTTTAATACAAATAATAGAAAATGAAGAAGAAATAAATGTAAGGGATAAAGATAGTAATACACCTTTACACTTAGCCACTAATACAGGGAATATGGCATTAGTTAAGCTATTAATAAAACATAATGCTAAGCTACACGCTAGAGATAAAGATGGCAATACCCCATTACATATGGCTTGCATGGATAATCGAATGGGAATAATGAACTTCCTGCTAGAGAGTTCTGCTAAGCCTAATATGCCAAATGATTATAACCACCTTTACATGTAG
- a CDS encoding ankyrin repeat domain-containing protein, protein MEVVNLLVEQGASLENKNKESNTPLHLAAQGGHLEVVKLLLKTPRAYIDPRNNDLQTPLHLATQKGHLKVVKLLRQQGVNIHAQDNNGFTPLHRACIDGNMKLVSILTELKCDEYLSSLRETDPDSFQLIIEPLRNRKLIKLLDF, encoded by the coding sequence ATAGAAGTAGTTAATCTGCTAGTAGAACAAGGTGCTTCTCTCGAGAATAAAAATAAAGAAAGTAACACGCCTTTACACCTTGCTGCACAGGGGGGACATTTAGAAGTAGTTAAACTATTATTAAAGACTCCACGGGCTTATATTGATCCTAGGAATAATGATCTTCAAACACCTTTACACTTAGCCACTCAAAAAGGGCATTTGAAAGTAGTGAAATTACTAAGGCAACAAGGTGTTAATATACATGCACAAGATAATAATGGTTTTACTCCACTACACCGAGCTTGTATAGATGGAAACATGAAGCTGGTTAGCATATTAACAGAGCTAAAATGTGATGAATATCTATCTTCTCTCAGAGAAACGGATCCTGATTCCTTCCAACTTATAATAGAGCCGCTGCGAAACAGAAAATTGATAAAACTATTGGATTTTTGA
- the traM gene encoding conjugative transposon protein TraM: MQYRITVKKENPFLSLYKEEKKPVVEQKKEKKENVPAKKSAPVKQPEQTDTGGFFSMHNTELDEEKRFYKAIFREAQQVQAGKALRIILQETIPSLNLDSGTILKGIPSFAGERIRIHITAGIVGKEIKQLDLVCFDKEDLIEGVFHDELARQMEEAAKQGLLEEVLDLDFKGSEIAKKANNYARNYKNINIDKGREIFVSIPQKEE, encoded by the coding sequence TTGCAGTATAGAATTACAGTTAAAAAAGAGAATCCCTTTCTTTCTTTATATAAAGAAGAAAAGAAGCCAGTCGTAGAGCAGAAGAAAGAAAAAAAAGAAAATGTTCCAGCTAAAAAAAGTGCACCTGTAAAGCAACCAGAACAAACTGATACAGGAGGGTTCTTTAGCATGCACAATACAGAACTAGACGAAGAAAAAAGATTTTATAAAGCCATTTTTAGAGAGGCCCAACAAGTGCAAGCCGGCAAAGCTTTAAGAATTATTTTACAAGAAACCATTCCCTCGCTTAATCTAGATTCGGGCACTATTTTAAAAGGTATTCCTAGTTTTGCAGGAGAGCGTATCAGAATTCATATAACCGCTGGTATCGTTGGAAAGGAAATTAAGCAGCTCGATTTAGTCTGTTTTGATAAAGAAGATTTAATCGAAGGGGTCTTTCATGACGAGCTAGCCAGACAAATGGAAGAAGCTGCCAAGCAAGGTCTTTTGGAGGAAGTATTAGACTTAGACTTTAAAGGAAGTGAAATAGCTAAGAAAGCCAATAACTATGCTAGAAATTATAAGAATATAAATATTGATAAAGGCAGAGAAATTTTTGTGTCAATACCTCAAAAAGAAGAATAA
- a CDS encoding sodium:solute symporter family protein, which yields MILSTSTVLFSIFLFANLIVGLLAGRRVKNLRDYSIGNRDFSTGALTATIVATWIGGGTMIYGLANIYSNGLGFIIPLLGTSLGLLLTGLVTDRMGEFLNNLFVAEAMGDLYGKLARIITAFSGILWGIGGLAIQFKVVAKILTLIFGFEGPGVTIAAALIIIIYSAFGGIRAVTTTDIFQFFAFGIFVPILALVIWNSIKEPHKAIYTLATNPIFSFKELIGWNTKSANFLTFLIYGITPTMVPAVFQRIVMAQGLTQARKAYTYAAGVSVLMFLFVIWIGILLLANNPNLSPNNLLNFIIDNYSYTWLKGLIGIGIISMAMSTADSDLNSSAVLFVNDIIKPLGIFNKNLMLITRVLALVLGAFALLLALRMQDLLSILLLSGSFYMPIVSVPLLLAIFGFRSTTRAVLIGMSAGFITVLWWEIFMGKTGINSLGLGMVANLIFLIGSHYILQEQGGWIGIQKKRTLIGSKASPPRSLEKVYW from the coding sequence ATGATTTTATCTACCTCTACTGTTTTATTCAGTATTTTCTTATTTGCTAATCTAATAGTAGGCTTGCTTGCAGGCCGTCGTGTAAAAAATTTACGAGATTATTCTATTGGTAATAGAGATTTCTCTACTGGCGCGCTTACTGCTACAATTGTAGCTACTTGGATTGGAGGTGGGACAATGATTTATGGATTGGCTAATATTTACAGTAATGGGCTAGGGTTCATTATTCCTTTATTAGGAACATCCTTAGGCTTATTACTAACAGGACTTGTAACTGATCGAATGGGGGAATTTTTAAATAACCTGTTTGTAGCCGAGGCTATGGGAGATTTATATGGAAAATTAGCACGAATCATTACTGCTTTTAGTGGCATATTATGGGGAATAGGAGGATTAGCCATTCAGTTTAAAGTAGTTGCCAAAATATTGACTTTGATATTTGGATTTGAAGGCCCTGGAGTTACTATAGCAGCAGCCCTTATTATTATTATCTACTCAGCTTTTGGTGGAATTAGGGCAGTTACTACCACAGACATATTCCAGTTCTTTGCCTTTGGTATATTCGTGCCCATTCTAGCCTTAGTCATCTGGAATAGTATCAAAGAGCCTCATAAAGCTATCTATACCCTAGCTACTAATCCTATTTTTAGTTTTAAAGAATTAATAGGTTGGAATACAAAATCTGCAAACTTTTTAACTTTTCTAATATATGGCATAACGCCTACTATGGTTCCGGCTGTGTTTCAAAGAATAGTTATGGCTCAAGGCCTCACACAAGCAAGGAAAGCATATACCTATGCGGCTGGGGTATCAGTTTTAATGTTCCTGTTTGTCATTTGGATAGGGATTTTGTTGCTAGCCAATAACCCTAATCTATCCCCTAATAATTTACTTAACTTTATTATTGATAACTATTCCTATACCTGGCTAAAAGGACTTATCGGTATAGGAATTATATCTATGGCCATGTCTACGGCTGATTCTGATCTCAATTCTTCCGCAGTATTATTTGTTAATGATATTATAAAGCCTCTAGGAATTTTTAATAAGAACTTAATGCTTATCACTAGAGTATTAGCGTTGGTTTTAGGTGCTTTCGCTTTGTTATTAGCCTTAAGAATGCAAGATCTTTTATCCATTTTATTGCTTTCCGGCAGCTTTTATATGCCGATTGTCAGCGTGCCGTTATTACTAGCCATTTTTGGATTTCGTAGCACTACTAGAGCGGTATTAATAGGTATGTCAGCTGGATTCATCACAGTTTTATGGTGGGAAATATTCATGGGCAAGACAGGGATTAATAGTCTGGGGTTAGGTATGGTAGCCAATTTAATCTTTTTAATAGGCAGCCATTATATTCTACAAGAACAAGGTGGCTGGATAGGTATTCAAAAAAAAAGAACCCTTATTGGCAGCAAGGCAAGCCCGCCAAGAAGCTTGGAAAAGGTTTATTGGTAA
- a CDS encoding transposase family protein, translated as MHLTYTRISKYPYNFRRITGLRLETFDKLVQKVRPLFEKLEASKLRHGRRSHLPTLEDKLLCVLVYYRTYISHVFLGYLFNLHNANICRLLRKMEPLLAKKISIKKDRTLTPDKVLRILADVSEQPTQRPSKKQKKSYSGKKKRHTIKTEIVIREDGRILSVSKSHKGRVHDFKIRKGEKPLPKESLKLADSGYQGWQKLQSNVMIPYKKSRKRPLTKEQKDHNRKLASIRMKVEHKIREIKVFKIMAEVYSTSLDLN; from the coding sequence ATGCATTTAACCTACACCAGAATAAGCAAGTACCCATACAATTTTAGAAGAATAACTGGATTGAGGCTAGAAACATTTGATAAATTAGTTCAAAAAGTAAGGCCTCTCTTTGAAAAGTTAGAAGCGAGCAAGCTGCGCCATGGACGTCGGAGCCATTTACCTACCTTAGAGGATAAACTGCTCTGTGTTTTGGTATATTACCGCACCTATATTAGCCATGTATTTCTAGGCTACTTATTTAACTTACACAACGCTAACATATGCCGCTTGCTAAGAAAAATGGAGCCCTTACTAGCTAAGAAAATTAGCATTAAAAAAGATAGGACTTTAACCCCAGACAAGGTATTGCGCATATTAGCAGATGTAAGTGAACAGCCTACGCAAAGACCTAGTAAAAAGCAAAAGAAATCTTATTCAGGCAAGAAAAAGAGACATACCATAAAAACAGAGATAGTCATCAGAGAAGATGGGAGAATACTGTCTGTCTCCAAATCACATAAAGGAAGAGTGCATGACTTTAAAATCCGTAAAGGAGAAAAACCCTTACCTAAAGAAAGCTTAAAGCTGGCAGATAGTGGTTATCAAGGCTGGCAAAAGCTACAGAGCAATGTAATGATACCCTACAAAAAGAGCCGTAAGCGGCCATTAACCAAAGAGCAAAAAGACCATAACAGAAAGCTAGCCTCCATACGCATGAAGGTAGAGCATAAGATAAGAGAGATCAAGGTATTTAAAATTATGGCAGAGGTATACAGTACTAGTTTAGATTTAAACTGA
- a CDS encoding ankyrin repeat domain-containing protein: MKNTPLFFYNSCFAAGLIKSNSGVTNKDKKERTPLHYAAEQGHADIVKSLMGLGAYIDNQDNDGVTPLYLAAQNGHLEVVKLLIEQGADVNISAINIRTPLHQAAKKGHVDIIDLLLDIRGIGIDAKDQYGQTPLHVAAKKGHTNIVKSLLGYGAYIDDQDEYEVTPLYLAAQNGHLEVVKLLDLLRKR, encoded by the coding sequence GTGAAAAATACTCCTCTGTTTTTTTATAACAGTTGTTTCGCAGCAGGTCTAATAAAAAGCAATTCTGGTGTAACCAACAAGGATAAAAAGGAGCGCACACCTTTGCACTATGCTGCTGAACAGGGGCATGCAGATATAGTTAAATCATTAATGGGCCTGGGAGCTTATATAGATAACCAAGATAATGATGGAGTTACACCCTTATATCTAGCTGCACAGAATGGCCACTTGGAGGTAGTAAAGCTATTGATAGAACAAGGAGCAGATGTAAATATCTCAGCTATAAATATCAGAACTCCATTACATCAAGCTGCTAAAAAAGGTCATGTAGATATAATCGATTTATTATTAGATATAAGAGGAATTGGGATAGATGCTAAAGATCAATATGGGCAAACGCCTTTACATGTGGCAGCTAAGAAGGGACATACAAATATAGTTAAGTCGTTACTGGGTTACGGAGCTTATATAGATGACCAAGATGAATATGAAGTTACCCCCTTGTATCTAGCTGCACAGAATGGCCACTTGGAGGTAGTAAAGCTATTAGACCTACTGCGAAAGAGGTAA